A DNA window from Verrucomicrobiota bacterium contains the following coding sequences:
- a CDS encoding efflux RND transporter periplasmic adaptor subunit, which produces MNPSFSENSAVKPGDRSNHNRHSRRWLPYAGAVLIVAILVAGLWPQPVPVETARATLGTLRSSIDEEGRTRLKQRYTVSAPVSGQLRRIDLKPGAEVRADETVVAVIDPLPPAMLDARSRSLAEARRDTALASLEKARAAHRFAASELRRFEKLYADKTVPIQELETVQLRESSAAKDKAAAESALRQAEAELAEFLPGSDGKPNSSRTPTEVKSPATGCVLRVVEESARVVTAGVSLLEVGDPKELEVVIEVLSRDGAAILPGARVELDQWGGSEPLQAKVRLVEPSAFTKISALGVEEQRVNVIADLITPAEQRRSLGDNFRVEARIIVWETDQALKVPSGALFRRGPQWAVFVVSEGRARLRPVNVGRASGAETQIVEGLKEGDAVILYPGDRVRDGQHVRQVKI; this is translated from the coding sequence ATGAATCCCAGTTTCTCCGAAAACTCGGCGGTCAAACCTGGAGATCGAAGCAACCATAACCGCCACTCGCGGCGCTGGCTGCCTTACGCGGGCGCCGTGCTCATCGTGGCAATCCTGGTGGCGGGCCTCTGGCCGCAGCCGGTTCCCGTTGAAACCGCGCGAGCCACCCTCGGTACCCTGCGTTCCTCAATCGATGAGGAAGGCAGGACGCGCCTCAAACAGCGTTACACGGTCTCCGCGCCGGTGTCGGGCCAACTCCGGCGCATCGATCTGAAGCCCGGCGCCGAGGTGCGCGCCGACGAAACGGTCGTCGCCGTGATCGATCCGCTCCCGCCCGCGATGCTCGACGCACGCAGCCGCAGCCTGGCTGAAGCCCGGCGGGACACGGCGTTGGCGAGCCTGGAAAAAGCCCGCGCCGCGCATCGCTTCGCGGCCAGCGAGCTGCGCCGCTTCGAGAAACTCTACGCGGACAAAACCGTCCCGATTCAAGAACTCGAGACCGTGCAATTGCGCGAGTCCTCCGCCGCCAAGGACAAAGCGGCCGCGGAAAGCGCCTTGCGCCAGGCGGAAGCGGAATTGGCCGAATTCCTTCCCGGCTCCGATGGAAAACCCAATTCCTCCCGCACGCCGACCGAAGTCAAATCGCCCGCCACTGGCTGCGTGCTGCGCGTCGTCGAAGAGAGCGCGCGGGTGGTAACGGCCGGCGTTTCGTTGCTCGAAGTCGGCGATCCCAAAGAACTGGAAGTCGTCATCGAGGTTTTGTCACGTGACGGCGCGGCGATCCTGCCCGGCGCCAGGGTCGAGCTGGATCAGTGGGGAGGCAGTGAACCACTCCAGGCCAAGGTCCGCCTGGTTGAGCCGTCCGCTTTCACCAAGATCTCCGCGCTCGGCGTGGAAGAACAACGCGTCAATGTGATCGCGGATTTGATCACCCCGGCGGAGCAGCGGCGCAGTCTGGGCGACAACTTCCGCGTCGAAGCGCGCATCATCGTCTGGGAAACAGACCAGGCGCTCAAAGTGCCGTCCGGCGCTTTGTTTCGCCGGGGACCGCAATGGGCGGTGTTTGTGGTGAGCGAAGGCCGGGCGCGCCTGCGCCCCGTCAATGTGGGACGAGC